A stretch of Candidatus Methylomirabilota bacterium DNA encodes these proteins:
- a CDS encoding MFS transporter encodes MTDARKRLYYSWIVLAAVVFVMLGGSEIRAVFGVFIKPIEAEFGWTRQQLSGAAALSFFVFGAVGPTVGWLADVWGPRRVMLLATAVLGVGTILASFVGHLWQMYVSAGVLMAAGAGGLAIATTATVAARWFVARRGLILGILGGAMSAGQMLIVPLSMLLISFYGWRSSFLWLGVGIVVLALPVILAFVRDDPADKGLKPYGAGTASGAAFGGVTDERRVPVSEAMQVPAF; translated from the coding sequence GTGACCGACGCCCGGAAGCGGCTCTACTACAGCTGGATCGTGCTGGCCGCGGTCGTTTTCGTCATGCTGGGCGGTTCGGAGATCCGCGCCGTCTTCGGCGTCTTCATCAAGCCGATCGAGGCGGAGTTCGGCTGGACGCGCCAGCAGCTCTCGGGGGCCGCGGCGTTGTCGTTCTTCGTGTTCGGCGCCGTCGGACCCACGGTGGGCTGGCTCGCCGACGTCTGGGGCCCACGCCGCGTGATGCTCCTCGCCACGGCCGTCCTCGGAGTCGGCACCATTCTGGCGTCCTTCGTCGGCCACCTCTGGCAGATGTACGTGAGCGCCGGGGTCCTGATGGCCGCCGGCGCGGGGGGGCTCGCCATCGCGACCACCGCGACGGTCGCTGCGCGGTGGTTCGTGGCGCGGCGCGGGCTCATCCTGGGCATCTTGGGCGGCGCCATGTCGGCGGGCCAGATGCTCATCGTCCCACTCTCGATGCTCCTGATCAGCTTCTACGGCTGGCGATCGTCCTTTCTCTGGCTCGGCGTGGGCATCGTGGTGTTGGCGCTGCCCGTGATCCTGGCCTTCGTGCGCGACGACCCGGCCGACAAGGGGCTCAAGCCCTACGGCGCTGGCACGGCGAGCGGCGCGGCGTTCGGCGGGGTGACGGACGAACGGCGCGTGCCGGTCTCCGAAGCCATGCAGGTGCCGGCGTTCTAA